One Pantoea trifolii genomic region harbors:
- a CDS encoding LysR family transcriptional regulator encodes MNFDGFDLNLLVAFNALMLERNVTKAAAIVGVSQPAMSAALSRLRRVFNDPLFIRSAEGLLPTAKAQEIAVPVAEALGQVKNLMNPTQIFDPATKARSFTLGLTEYPLHVLLPSLTQKLALLAPNCSIHVRYFTDRDETVALLDAGKIDIAIGVPPTKAENRILSHPLLTDDFVTMIGRHHDVAEKGIDLKSFVAMRHILVSPEGNHYGLVDQKLREHNLVRDIGLTLPTMFSVPALLPGTDYIATVLSRVATLTANQTLINVFTPPIELPSITFHLLWHRRNQQNPAHQWLRQVINDVAATCQT; translated from the coding sequence ATGAATTTTGATGGGTTCGACCTCAACCTGCTGGTGGCGTTTAATGCGTTGATGCTGGAGCGTAATGTCACTAAAGCCGCCGCCATTGTGGGTGTAAGCCAACCGGCGATGAGTGCAGCTTTATCTCGCTTACGGCGCGTATTTAACGATCCGCTGTTTATTCGTAGTGCCGAAGGCTTACTGCCGACAGCCAAAGCACAAGAGATAGCCGTGCCGGTTGCTGAAGCGTTAGGGCAGGTGAAAAACCTAATGAATCCAACTCAGATTTTCGATCCTGCCACAAAAGCGCGCAGCTTTACCTTGGGATTGACGGAATATCCACTTCACGTACTTTTGCCTTCTTTAACGCAGAAACTGGCTTTATTAGCGCCGAATTGCAGTATTCATGTGCGCTATTTTACCGATCGTGATGAAACCGTAGCCTTATTAGATGCCGGGAAAATTGATATTGCGATTGGCGTGCCACCGACCAAGGCTGAAAACCGGATACTTTCTCATCCGCTATTAACCGATGATTTTGTCACTATGATTGGACGCCACCATGACGTCGCAGAAAAGGGAATCGACCTAAAATCTTTTGTCGCAATGCGTCATATTCTGGTGTCGCCGGAAGGCAATCATTATGGATTGGTGGATCAAAAGTTGCGAGAACACAACCTGGTACGCGATATCGGCTTGACGTTACCCACAATGTTTTCTGTACCGGCGTTGTTACCTGGCACCGATTATATCGCCACCGTGCTAAGTCGTGTGGCAACTCTCACAGCAAATCAGACGCTTATCAACGTATTTACGCCACCCATTGAACTACCATCCATAACCTTCCATCTATTGTGGCATCGTCGCAATCAGCAAAATCCGGCTCATCAATGGTTGCGACAAGTGATCAACGATGTTGCTGCCACTTGTCAAACCTGA
- a CDS encoding ester cyclase: MNVTTELNHRLKVERKAVEMLYRAFSDKKPDLLDLAVTQDWNDIPLSPGQGPGPEGFKPLLASFIKAFPDINIIVHDMVQEPGKIAVRAEITGTHLGEFMGIAPTGRGISVRLHEFHLLDGERVTTTWHMEDWLAMFQQLGQFPPA, encoded by the coding sequence ATGAATGTCACAACTGAACTCAATCACCGTCTTAAAGTAGAGCGTAAGGCGGTAGAAATGCTATACCGCGCCTTTAGTGATAAAAAACCGGATTTACTGGATTTAGCCGTAACCCAAGACTGGAATGATATTCCTTTAAGTCCGGGGCAAGGTCCGGGACCCGAAGGTTTCAAGCCGCTTCTGGCTAGTTTTATTAAGGCGTTTCCTGATATCAACATCATCGTGCACGATATGGTGCAAGAGCCAGGGAAGATTGCGGTGCGCGCCGAGATCACAGGCACGCATCTCGGCGAGTTTATGGGCATTGCGCCAACCGGACGTGGCATTAGCGTGCGTCTTCATGAATTTCATCTACTGGATGGTGAGCGCGTTACCACAACCTGGCATATGGAAGATTGGCTCGCGATGTTCCAGCAGTTGGGTCAGTTTCCACCGGCTTAA
- a CDS encoding NAD(P)-dependent alcohol dehydrogenase translates to MKINALVAHDAAKPLSSSQIALRPLQQQDVKIEILYCGVCHSDLHMARNEWAVSRYPLVPGHEIVGRVVETGADVTNFKAGDVVGVGVMVDSCRECHFCQQKEEQYCESGFVATYNGIDKYTGDSTWGGYAQNVVVDQHFVVSVPQTLPLAGVAPLLCAGVTVWSPLRHFNVKAGDKVGVVGLGGLGHMAVKLASAMGAEVTLFTTSPAKGEDALRLGASRVVVSRDAAQMAAAQTSLDFIVDCVSAPHDLDPYLATLKTNGRLVLVGIPEQPHQSPNVTPMVNRRLSISGSSIGSIQETQEMLDFCGKHNITADIELIAGEAIETAFARMLKGEVKYRFVIDMQATRW, encoded by the coding sequence ATGAAAATCAATGCATTAGTCGCACACGACGCGGCCAAACCGCTCTCTTCCAGTCAGATTGCACTGCGCCCTCTGCAGCAGCAGGATGTCAAAATTGAAATTCTGTACTGCGGCGTGTGCCATTCGGATCTGCATATGGCACGTAACGAATGGGCGGTCAGCCGCTATCCGCTGGTACCGGGACATGAAATCGTCGGACGCGTGGTGGAAACCGGCGCGGACGTAACAAATTTCAAAGCGGGTGATGTCGTGGGTGTGGGCGTGATGGTCGATTCCTGCCGCGAATGCCATTTCTGCCAGCAGAAAGAAGAGCAATATTGTGAATCTGGCTTTGTTGCAACTTACAACGGCATCGATAAATACACCGGCGACAGCACGTGGGGCGGCTACGCACAGAACGTCGTGGTCGATCAGCACTTCGTGGTGTCCGTACCCCAAACTTTGCCGTTAGCGGGTGTTGCGCCGCTGTTGTGTGCGGGCGTCACGGTGTGGTCGCCGCTGCGTCACTTTAACGTGAAAGCGGGAGATAAAGTCGGCGTGGTCGGCTTGGGCGGATTAGGTCATATGGCGGTTAAACTGGCGAGTGCAATGGGCGCGGAAGTCACGCTGTTCACCACTTCCCCGGCCAAAGGTGAAGATGCGCTGCGCTTAGGTGCGTCGCGCGTGGTGGTTTCACGCGATGCGGCGCAGATGGCGGCCGCGCAAACTTCATTGGATTTCATTGTAGACTGCGTCTCAGCACCGCACGATCTCGATCCTTACCTTGCCACGCTGAAAACCAACGGTCGCTTAGTGCTTGTCGGTATTCCCGAGCAGCCGCACCAGTCTCCTAACGTCACACCGATGGTGAATCGCCGTTTGAGCATTAGCGGTTCATCGATTGGCAGCATTCAGGAAACCCAGGAGATGCTGGATTTCTGCGGTAAGCACAATATCACTGCCGATATCGAACTGATCGCCGGTGAAGCGATCGAAACCGCGTTCGCTCGTATGTTAAAAGGCGAAGTGAAGTACCGCTTCGTTATCGATATGCAAGCGACGCGCTGGTAA
- a CDS encoding winged helix-turn-helix transcriptional regulator encodes MPAMVDGKLFFYADSPPRRLMDLFSVKWSSMVLHALYHWPNHRARTGELQRSLQGISKKMLFQTLKELEQRGLIARHVYDVVPPKVDYRLTPLGMTFAAPIEQMYQWGLENQAALDEMEAHYRAATDAPSAALHNPDRAADAD; translated from the coding sequence ATGCCCGCGATGGTTGACGGAAAGCTGTTTTTTTATGCGGATTCGCCGCCGCGCCGGCTGATGGATCTGTTTTCGGTGAAATGGAGCAGCATGGTTCTGCACGCGCTGTATCACTGGCCGAACCATCGCGCACGCACTGGCGAGTTGCAGCGCAGCCTGCAGGGAATTTCGAAGAAGATGCTGTTTCAAACGCTGAAAGAGCTGGAGCAGCGCGGCCTGATTGCCCGTCACGTTTATGATGTGGTGCCGCCGAAAGTCGATTACCGCTTAACGCCGCTCGGGATGACGTTCGCGGCACCGATTGAGCAGATGTATCAATGGGGGCTGGAGAATCAGGCGGCGCTGGATGAGATGGAAGCCCACTATCGCGCCGCTACGGACGCGCCATCAGCCGCGCTACACAATCCCGATCGTGCTGCTGACGCGGATTAA
- a CDS encoding helix-turn-helix transcriptional regulator has translation MTQQDDNVLGNYLRERRQRLDAAKLGYTLLRRRTPGLRREEVAVRACVSTTWYTWLEQGRGGAPSEEVLERLARALELSAAERDHLFLLAQNRLPGVTWQAGVDVSPSLQRVLDSMENTPALVKTAEWQVVAWNRAATKVFVDYAELPPAQRNILLMMFRNEEMKKRLPDWHKVTRGMVANFRADVARTGASEHVRALVDELCEMSDTFRQLWQSQEVSQHGEGIKQLWLPDEGVLELEYSTFAVEGKPGLSLVVFNPRQQHDRDCVARLMARP, from the coding sequence ATGACTCAGCAAGATGACAACGTGCTCGGCAACTATCTGCGTGAACGCCGCCAGCGGCTGGATGCGGCGAAACTCGGTTACACCTTGCTGCGCCGCCGCACGCCGGGCCTGCGCCGGGAAGAAGTGGCGGTACGCGCGTGTGTCAGCACCACGTGGTATACGTGGCTGGAGCAGGGCAGAGGCGGCGCGCCCTCAGAAGAAGTGCTGGAACGTCTAGCTCGCGCATTGGAGCTGAGCGCCGCCGAGCGCGATCACCTGTTTTTGCTGGCGCAAAATCGTCTGCCGGGCGTGACATGGCAAGCGGGCGTGGATGTTTCGCCATCGCTACAGCGCGTACTCGACAGCATGGAGAACACGCCAGCGCTGGTGAAAACCGCAGAGTGGCAAGTGGTGGCATGGAACCGTGCGGCGACCAAAGTGTTTGTCGATTACGCCGAGCTGCCGCCTGCCCAGCGCAATATCCTGCTGATGATGTTCCGTAATGAGGAGATGAAAAAGCGTCTGCCGGACTGGCATAAAGTGACACGCGGCATGGTGGCCAACTTCCGCGCGGATGTGGCGCGAACCGGCGCCAGCGAGCATGTGCGCGCGCTGGTGGATGAGCTGTGCGAGATGAGCGACACCTTCCGCCAGCTGTGGCAATCGCAGGAAGTGAGTCAGCATGGCGAAGGCATCAAACAGCTGTGGCTGCCCGACGAAGGTGTGCTGGAGCTGGAATACAGCACCTTCGCGGTTGAAGGCAAACCGGGTTTAAGTCTGGTGGTGTTTAATCCGCGTCAGCAGCACGATCGGGATTGTGTAGCGCGGCTGATGGCGCGTCCGTAG
- a CDS encoding SDR family oxidoreductase, producing MRIFVTGASGFIGSAIVKKLQARGYQVQGLARSEASAEKLQQQGVQVIRGDLEDLVGLRKAVEQSDGVIHAGYIHDFSHMDHAAEVDQRAILAMGDVLVGSDRPLIVTTGTALVSPGRLATEQIRPAAGAHPRSNSNVAALALADSGVRVALVRLPPTVHGAGDHGFIPMIINMAKEKGAAVYVGDGENRWPAVHRDDAAELFCLAAEQAEPGAILHAVQEEGVPFRQIAETIGAGLALPVKSLTLEEAKAWLGWMAFFASTDNPSSSAWTREKFNWQPRGPGLLQDMREAGYFN from the coding sequence ATGCGAATTTTTGTGACCGGGGCGAGCGGCTTTATCGGTTCCGCCATTGTGAAAAAATTGCAGGCACGCGGTTATCAGGTGCAAGGTCTTGCGCGTAGCGAGGCGTCCGCCGAAAAACTGCAGCAGCAAGGTGTGCAGGTGATTCGCGGCGATCTTGAAGATCTCGTCGGGCTGCGCAAGGCCGTTGAACAGAGCGACGGCGTGATCCATGCCGGTTATATTCACGATTTCAGCCACATGGATCATGCCGCCGAGGTCGACCAGCGTGCGATTCTGGCGATGGGTGACGTATTGGTAGGTTCAGATCGCCCGCTAATTGTCACCACCGGCACCGCGTTAGTGTCGCCAGGACGTCTCGCCACCGAACAAATCAGACCGGCAGCGGGCGCACATCCCCGCTCCAACTCTAACGTCGCCGCGCTGGCGTTGGCTGACAGCGGCGTGCGCGTGGCGCTGGTGCGCTTACCGCCAACCGTGCATGGCGCAGGCGATCACGGATTTATTCCGATGATCATCAATATGGCGAAGGAGAAAGGTGCGGCGGTATATGTCGGCGATGGCGAGAATCGCTGGCCTGCGGTACATCGCGATGATGCAGCTGAACTGTTTTGCCTGGCGGCCGAGCAGGCTGAGCCGGGTGCGATCCTGCATGCGGTGCAAGAGGAAGGTGTACCGTTCCGTCAGATCGCCGAAACTATCGGCGCCGGATTAGCGCTGCCGGTGAAAAGCCTGACGCTGGAAGAAGCCAAAGCGTGGTTAGGCTGGATGGCGTTCTTCGCCTCTACCGATAATCCGTCCTCCAGCGCGTGGACGCGTGAGAAGTTTAACTGGCAGCCGCGTGGGCCGGGATTACTGCAGGATATGCGTGAGGCGGGATATTTTAATTAA
- a CDS encoding Cof-type HAD-IIB family hydrolase: MAVKMIAVDMDGTFLDDNKQYNTQRFARQYALLKEKGIRFVVASGNQYYQLLRYFPDIKDEIAFVAENGAWVSDSNEEIFCGELAQERVHQILDILAKEPDISTVVCGRNGAYVHTSMSDEVIAMLANHYHRLEKRDNLYDIDDTIFKFSLNLAHEGVDALMERLHAELGAIENIMHPVSSGFGFVDLIIPGCHKAHGIALLQEKWGIDDCEVVAVGDSANDIEMLRQACYSFSMANAAAPVSAVSRYRTESNNDEGALNVIARILAREVPFG, from the coding sequence ATGGCAGTGAAGATGATTGCGGTGGATATGGATGGCACTTTTCTCGATGACAACAAACAGTACAACACGCAGCGCTTTGCGCGTCAGTATGCGTTGTTGAAAGAGAAGGGCATTCGTTTCGTGGTCGCCAGCGGCAATCAGTATTATCAGTTGCTGCGCTACTTTCCTGATATCAAAGATGAGATCGCTTTTGTCGCGGAAAACGGCGCCTGGGTTTCTGACAGCAATGAAGAGATCTTCTGTGGTGAACTGGCGCAGGAACGTGTGCATCAAATCCTCGATATTCTCGCTAAAGAACCGGACATCAGCACCGTAGTCTGTGGCCGCAACGGCGCGTACGTGCACACGTCAATGTCCGACGAAGTGATTGCCATGCTGGCGAATCACTACCATCGTCTGGAAAAGCGCGACAATCTCTACGACATCGACGATACCATCTTTAAGTTCTCGCTGAACCTGGCGCACGAAGGCGTTGATGCCTTGATGGAGCGTTTGCACGCGGAGCTGGGCGCGATTGAAAACATCATGCATCCGGTTTCCAGCGGTTTTGGTTTTGTTGATTTGATCATTCCCGGCTGCCACAAAGCGCACGGCATCGCGCTGCTGCAGGAAAAATGGGGCATCGATGATTGTGAAGTGGTGGCGGTAGGTGACAGCGCCAACGACATCGAAATGCTGCGTCAGGCGTGTTACAGCTTCTCAATGGCGAACGCCGCAGCGCCGGTCAGCGCGGTGTCGCGTTACAGAACTGAAAGCAACAATGACGAAGGCGCACTTAACGTAATTGCCCGCATTCTGGCGCGTGAAGTGCCGTTTGGTTGA
- a CDS encoding TetR family transcriptional regulator, translating to MAEPRNTKISERKRPKQARSSELVSAILQAATQVLELEGAARFTTARVAERAGVSIGSLYQYFPNKAAILFRLQSEEWQRTGNLLGAILRNTANTPRQRLHDLTLAFLHSECEEAAMRTALNDAAPLYRDAPEVQEARAAGENVIGDFLCEVLPQSEESERARAADLLNSTLGNVGKHFSESPRTPAQIQSYAQEMAEMFCAWIREKGANLQ from the coding sequence ATGGCTGAGCCACGTAACACTAAGATTTCAGAGAGAAAAAGGCCCAAGCAGGCGCGCTCCAGCGAGCTGGTTTCCGCAATATTGCAAGCGGCTACTCAGGTTTTAGAGCTGGAAGGCGCCGCCCGTTTCACCACGGCGCGGGTGGCGGAACGCGCCGGCGTAAGTATTGGATCGCTGTATCAATATTTTCCCAATAAGGCGGCTATTCTTTTCAGATTGCAAAGCGAGGAATGGCAGCGCACCGGCAATTTGTTAGGCGCGATTCTGCGTAATACCGCCAACACACCGCGTCAGCGACTGCACGATCTCACGCTGGCGTTTTTACATTCCGAATGTGAAGAAGCGGCGATGCGCACCGCGCTGAATGACGCCGCACCTCTGTATCGTGATGCGCCGGAAGTGCAGGAAGCGCGCGCGGCAGGTGAAAACGTCATTGGTGATTTTCTGTGTGAAGTATTACCGCAGTCAGAGGAGAGCGAACGGGCGCGCGCCGCAGATTTATTGAACAGTACGCTGGGCAATGTTGGGAAACACTTTTCCGAATCGCCGCGCACGCCAGCGCAGATTCAGTCTTACGCGCAAGAGATGGCGGAGATGTTTTGTGCCTGGATCAGGGAAAAAGGCGCCAATTTACAGTAA
- a CDS encoding O-methyltransferase has product MNTLTSAPLAPLLNYLFELADNMAHPTNDAFRTMSDAEQHRLLQSKTDYLELYGHLKEVPLAVSRETGKLLYMLARSSHAKTIVEFGTSFGISTLHLAAAVRDNGGGNIITCEFEPGKVALARNHFADAGVSDLIEVRVGDALQTLSRDLPATIDMLVLDGAKAIYPEIVTLVQPFLRPGALIVADDADFSPEYLALVHDSRGFMSLPFNDGVEVSMWLGAA; this is encoded by the coding sequence ATGAACACCTTAACTTCTGCGCCACTGGCGCCGCTGCTGAATTACCTGTTTGAGCTGGCCGATAATATGGCGCATCCAACCAACGATGCGTTCAGAACGATGTCTGACGCCGAACAACATCGCCTGCTGCAAAGTAAAACCGATTATCTGGAACTTTACGGACATTTGAAGGAAGTCCCGCTGGCGGTCTCGCGTGAAACCGGCAAGTTGCTGTATATGCTGGCGCGCAGCAGCCATGCCAAAACCATTGTTGAGTTTGGTACCTCGTTCGGCATTTCCACGCTGCATCTGGCAGCAGCGGTGCGCGATAACGGCGGCGGCAACATCATCACCTGCGAATTTGAGCCGGGGAAAGTGGCGTTAGCCCGTAACCATTTCGCCGATGCCGGCGTCAGCGATTTGATTGAGGTGCGCGTTGGCGATGCGTTGCAGACACTAAGCCGCGATTTACCAGCCACCATCGATATGCTGGTGCTCGACGGCGCAAAAGCGATTTACCCAGAGATTGTGACGCTGGTGCAGCCGTTTTTGCGTCCTGGCGCGCTAATTGTTGCCGACGATGCCGACTTCAGCCCGGAATATCTGGCGTTAGTGCACGACAGCCGAGGGTTTATGTCACTGCCGTTTAATGATGGGGTTGAGGTTTCGATGTGGTTGGGAGCAGCGTAA
- the zigA gene encoding zinc metallochaperone GTPase ZigA, with product MSALTQSHHDFKKLPVTVLSGFLGAGKTTLLNHILNNREGRRVAVIVNDMSEVNIDAALVREGGAELSRTDEKLVEMSNGCICCTLREDLLLEVNRLAKDGRFDNLVIESTGISEPLPVAETFTFADEDGQSLSEVASLDTMVTVVDGFNFLRDYESNESIQSRGESLGAEDERTVVDLLVDQIEFCDVMILNKTDLINETEKARLMAILTSLNPRANIITSEFGKVGLDQVLNTGLFNFDAAAQAPGWLQELRGEHTPETEEYGIRNFVFRARRPFHPMRFFQLIENEMRGVVRSKGYFWLASRPRHAGSWSQAGGVSRQGLAGMWWASVPKDRWPEDAENLGYILENWVDGSGDARQELVFIGIDMDEAALRNTLEQALLTDEEMALGPDNWAKFPDPFQPWFN from the coding sequence ATGTCAGCATTAACCCAAAGCCATCATGATTTTAAAAAACTTCCCGTCACCGTGCTTTCTGGCTTTCTCGGCGCCGGTAAAACCACGCTGCTCAATCATATTCTTAATAACCGCGAAGGCCGTCGCGTGGCGGTGATCGTCAATGATATGTCGGAAGTGAATATCGATGCCGCGCTGGTGCGCGAGGGCGGGGCAGAGCTGTCGCGCACCGACGAAAAGCTGGTGGAAATGAGTAACGGCTGCATTTGCTGCACGCTGCGTGAAGATTTGCTGCTGGAGGTGAATCGCTTGGCAAAGGATGGCCGTTTCGATAACCTGGTGATCGAATCGACCGGCATTTCTGAACCGCTGCCGGTGGCGGAGACTTTCACTTTCGCCGATGAAGACGGGCAAAGTCTGTCTGAAGTCGCCTCGCTCGATACCATGGTGACGGTGGTCGATGGCTTTAACTTCCTGCGCGACTATGAATCGAACGAAAGCATTCAGTCGCGCGGAGAATCGTTGGGCGCTGAGGATGAGCGCACGGTGGTGGATTTGCTGGTCGATCAAATCGAGTTCTGCGATGTTATGATCCTCAACAAAACCGACCTGATTAACGAAACGGAAAAAGCGCGATTAATGGCGATTCTGACGTCGCTCAATCCGCGCGCCAACATCATCACCTCTGAATTCGGCAAAGTCGGGCTGGATCAGGTGCTCAATACCGGTTTGTTTAATTTTGATGCCGCCGCACAGGCGCCCGGCTGGCTGCAGGAGTTGCGGGGTGAACACACGCCAGAAACGGAAGAATATGGCATTCGTAACTTCGTGTTCCGCGCACGTCGCCCGTTCCATCCGATGCGATTTTTCCAGCTGATTGAAAACGAGATGCGCGGCGTGGTGCGTTCTAAAGGCTACTTCTGGCTCGCCAGCCGTCCGCGCCATGCCGGTTCATGGTCGCAGGCGGGCGGCGTGTCACGCCAGGGTTTAGCCGGGATGTGGTGGGCCAGCGTGCCCAAAGATCGCTGGCCGGAAGATGCGGAAAACCTTGGCTACATTTTAGAGAATTGGGTTGACGGTAGCGGCGACGCGCGTCAGGAACTGGTGTTTATCGGTATCGACATGGATGAAGCCGCGCTGCGTAACACACTGGAACAGGCGCTGTTAACCGATGAGGAGATGGCGCTCGGTCCCGATAATTGGGCAAAATTCCCCGATCCCTTCCAGCCATGGTTTAATTAA
- a CDS encoding ABC transporter substrate-binding protein has protein sequence MKTRLLLAMGLLASTAAAASTYPLTITDMDGNTQTISKEPQHIILQDGRDILTLALLDRDDPFKRVVAWNNLPKKQDTQTWDVLKGRWPEATKIVDMGFSDQGQVNLESVLAQKPDLMIAQLRAKPALQQSGVLTTLNNLHIPVVFVDYELHPAQNTAPSVTLLGKVLNRETQAKAYTDFYQQKFARITQGVAEVKNKPTVFIEPIAGNSDNCCFTHSHNGWGGLVEAVGGKNIGSELLPGNAGFVALEKIIAMKPDVYIMTGSKRPNANVLPFGYGVQPQEVKATFQTLLKRTGLAQIEPVKQGRVYGVYHHFYNHPYNIIGMEILAKDLYPQQFADLKPNADFRTIVKNFTTLPDNAIDLSYPNNQ, from the coding sequence ATGAAAACGCGCCTGCTTTTGGCAATGGGATTACTGGCTTCAACGGCGGCTGCCGCCTCCACTTATCCGCTGACCATCACCGACATGGACGGCAACACGCAAACCATCAGTAAAGAGCCACAGCACATCATTCTGCAGGATGGCCGCGACATTTTGACGCTGGCGCTGCTGGATCGCGACGACCCGTTTAAGCGTGTGGTGGCGTGGAATAATCTGCCGAAAAAGCAGGACACGCAAACCTGGGATGTGCTGAAAGGGCGCTGGCCGGAAGCGACGAAAATCGTCGATATGGGCTTTAGCGATCAGGGCCAGGTCAATCTCGAAAGCGTGCTGGCGCAAAAACCGGATTTGATGATTGCGCAATTGCGCGCCAAACCGGCGTTGCAACAATCAGGCGTGCTCACGACCCTGAATAATCTACATATTCCGGTGGTGTTCGTGGATTACGAACTGCATCCGGCGCAGAACACTGCACCAAGTGTTACGCTGCTCGGCAAAGTGCTGAACCGCGAAACCCAGGCCAAGGCTTACACTGATTTTTATCAGCAGAAATTCGCGCGCATCACCCAAGGTGTTGCAGAAGTGAAAAATAAGCCGACAGTGTTTATCGAACCGATCGCCGGGAATAGCGACAACTGCTGCTTCACGCACAGCCACAATGGTTGGGGCGGATTGGTGGAAGCGGTGGGCGGAAAAAATATCGGCTCTGAACTGCTGCCGGGCAACGCCGGATTTGTTGCGCTGGAAAAAATCATCGCCATGAAACCGGATGTTTACATCATGACCGGTTCGAAGCGTCCGAACGCCAATGTGCTGCCATTTGGTTATGGCGTGCAGCCGCAGGAAGTGAAAGCCACCTTCCAGACGCTGTTGAAACGCACTGGCCTGGCGCAGATTGAGCCAGTGAAGCAAGGCCGCGTATACGGCGTTTATCACCACTTCTACAACCATCCGTACAACATCATCGGCATGGAAATCCTGGCGAAAGATCTCTATCCGCAACAGTTTGCCGATCTGAAGCCGAACGCAGATTTCCGCACCATCGTTAAAAACTTCACCACGTTACCGGATAACGCGATCGATTTAAGTTACCCGAACAACCAGTAA
- a CDS encoding IclR family transcriptional regulator — MPDEKTSRARGVDRVIDIFRQLHSARQPMSMRALIDATGAPRSSIYELVSLLSEAGLVESDAEGAVFFGREMHYYGADYMAHNDLIRRAHQLMVEIVARHGETVQLCMLEGNKYTVVLSESNAHPFKITSDIGVRVPITWTATGRLLLSNWSDSAILDLIPEEDYRLASGQILDKQAFLDEIHHAGKLGYCMTEGLSESFTCCMAAPIRSRSGQAVAAICFMVSRDTPQERRQMLLQELITSGQKLSDFT, encoded by the coding sequence ATGCCGGATGAAAAAACCTCGCGGGCGCGCGGCGTTGACCGGGTTATTGATATCTTTCGGCAGTTGCACAGCGCACGCCAACCGATGTCGATGCGCGCGTTGATTGATGCAACCGGCGCACCGCGTTCCAGCATCTATGAATTAGTCAGCCTGTTGAGTGAAGCTGGTTTGGTGGAATCGGATGCCGAAGGCGCGGTGTTCTTTGGCCGTGAGATGCACTATTACGGTGCGGATTATATGGCGCACAACGATCTGATCCGTCGGGCGCATCAGCTGATGGTGGAGATTGTGGCGCGCCACGGCGAAACCGTGCAGCTCTGTATGCTGGAAGGCAATAAATACACCGTGGTGCTCTCTGAGAGTAATGCGCATCCGTTCAAAATCACCTCCGATATCGGCGTGCGTGTGCCAATTACCTGGACCGCGACCGGCCGCTTGCTGCTGAGTAACTGGTCGGATAGTGCGATTCTGGATCTGATCCCGGAAGAGGATTATCGCCTCGCCAGCGGGCAGATTCTCGATAAGCAGGCATTTCTTGATGAAATTCATCACGCCGGAAAACTCGGTTATTGCATGACGGAAGGCTTATCTGAAAGCTTTACCTGCTGCATGGCGGCGCCGATCCGTTCGCGCAGCGGTCAGGCCGTGGCGGCAATCTGCTTTATGGTTAGTCGCGATACGCCGCAGGAACGCCGTCAGATGTTGCTGCAGGAACTCATTACCTCCGGACAAAAACTGTCTGATTTCACCTGA
- a CDS encoding RidA family protein — MTIKRYGVEGGTGTGGQKLPFARAVEADGWLYISGQTPMRDGEVVEGGIIEQTQLAFENCLTIMREAGYSVEDVVHVTAVLTDARYFSSFNKVFSEIFSGNPPARICSVQDLVVDCKVEVDMKCFRADRK; from the coding sequence ATGACGATTAAACGTTATGGCGTCGAAGGCGGAACCGGTACCGGCGGGCAGAAACTGCCGTTTGCCCGCGCGGTGGAAGCCGATGGCTGGCTCTACATCTCCGGCCAGACGCCGATGCGCGACGGCGAAGTGGTGGAAGGCGGTATCATTGAACAGACGCAGCTGGCGTTCGAAAACTGTCTCACCATCATGCGCGAAGCCGGTTATAGCGTGGAAGATGTGGTGCATGTCACGGCGGTATTAACCGACGCGCGTTATTTCAGTTCATTTAATAAAGTATTCAGTGAGATATTCAGCGGAAATCCTCCGGCACGTATTTGTAGCGTGCAGGATTTAGTGGTCGACTGCAAAGTCGAAGTCGATATGAAATGCTTCCGCGCCGATCGTAAATAA